Within bacterium, the genomic segment GAGCGATGAGCATGCTGTTTTCCACCCGTAGCTGAAGGACTCGCGGCGAACTCAGACTTCCCCGCATCCGAGCCCGGCTGACGCAAGGCGCGTGCTGGCCCGCAAGTTCGCCGACTTGGCCCTCTACGGCCCCGACCGCCAGCTCGGACACCCTTGGCCGGTTTCGGTTCGGCAATTCTGCATTCTGGTTTCTGGACTCTGAATTCTGAATTCTCCGAAGTCCCCCACCCGCCCTCGACGGACTGGCCGCCAACCCCGGCGCAAGTATCCCGCTTGACGCGCGGTCGCCTGGGCTTGAGCTTGCAGCTTGATGCTCGCGGCTGTGACGAAGTCACGCGGGGGGTGATTTCAGGGACCAGACGGGCAGTCTGCTAGACCAACCGCCGTCGCGAGTCGGGACCCTGCTTCTACTCGTCGAGAATGCGCTGGACCTGCTCGGTGAGAACCGGCAGCTTGTTCTGGACAACATCCCAGACGATGTCCATGTCGATGCCGAAGTAGTCGTGGACCAGGATGTCCCGCAGTCCGGCTATCTTCTTCCACTCGACCTCGGGGTGGTCGCTCTTTGTCTCCGGCGGCAGCTTCTTCACTGCCTCCCCGATTATCTCGAGGTTCCGGACGACGGCGTCGCGTGTGCGCCTGTCTTTACCCAAGTCGTCCTTGCTCATGCCCGCGACGAACTCGCGTGCCGCTCCTGCGGCCTCGAGAGTATCATCGAGATAGACCCTAGAGTCCCGGCGCATGGACAGCCTCGGCCAGAATCGGCTCGCGGAGCCGCGGCTTCACGGCATCCCTGGGCACAAGGTCAACCGGCCGGCCGAGCAAGCCCTCGAGAAAGAACTTCAGGTCCATGTAGTTGTCAAACGTCTTGCGGTCGAACTCGACAAGGAAGTCCAAATCGCTCCCCGGCGTGGCCTCATTGCGCACGGCCGACCCGAACAGCGCCAGACTCCGCACACCAAACGACCGAATCCGGTCCCGGTTTCTGGCCAGAAGTTCCAACACTTCGCTGCTCATTCGTGTCACGAAGTCATTATAGCGCCATCCAGCCGGTTGTCACCCCGTTCAGGCCGACGGAATCGACCCGTACCTCACGTCCGACGCGGTTCATGATGCTCTGCCGCAGGCAGGTGCCATCCGATGGCTCAACCGCGGATGGTGTCATCGGTCACGAGGCAGGCGAAAGCATCGGAAGTGAACCACAAGACTTGGTAAGAAACCCGCAGCGGCTATGCGCCGAGGTCGGCGAGTGGACTAGCCGGACGCTGGCTCACATCGCTGGTCAGCGCGGCCTGCGACACGCTGTCCGGGACGCCGGAGCGCGAGAAGGTTCTCGAATAGGCGCTCAAAGAACGCGGAGACAAAGACCTCGCCCGCAGGTTCGCCACACCGGCCCTGGACGGCTTGGACCGACAGCTCAGACACCCTTAGGCGGTTTCGGTTTGGCAATTCTGCATTCTGGTTTCTGGACTCTGACTTCTGAATTCTCCGAAGTCCGCCACCCGCCCTCGACGGCTTGGACCGACAGCTCCGCCGCGAGCAGCTCATTTGCGGATTGCGCTGGCGCGTGCTGCCGCTTTTCGGGATCTGGGGAGGAGAAGAGCGGGAGCTTCGCTTACGCACTCCAAGGCTGTCGCCTGAACATTGACAAGGCGCGGGGGAGGCAGATAATCAGACGTCCCGGAGGTGTCATGAAGTACTGTTTCGCGCTGCTCACCGCGAGCTGTCTGCTGTCCGCCGTCCATGCCCAGTGGCTGGAGAAGACTGTCTATCTGCCGGATTCGTTCGGCGGCTTGGGAATGCCGAACTGCCTGGCCTATGATGTCACCGACAACCGGGTCTTCGTGGCCGGGGCGCTCACGCGGACGATTCTCGTCCTCGACGGGACGGATAGTCGTCGCTTAGGTCGGGTTCCGTTCCAGGCCGATATCCGCGCTCTCTGCTATAACCCTCTCAGCGACAAGATATACGCGGCCGCTGCGGACCGGAACGTGGTTGCGGTGGTTGACGCGGCCACAATGCACGTGGCCGAGACCATACCGACCGGGACCGAACCCTGTGCGTTCGCGTACAGCCCGACGTCGAACAGAGTCTTTTGCGTGAACACACTCAGTCATGACGTGACTGTGATTGACGGCGCGGGAGACAGCGTGGTCGCGACCGTGCCGGTCGGCGAGAACCCGTCCGCGATATGCTGGAACCCGGCCCGCAATGTGGTCTACGTCGCCAACTCGAACAGCAACGACGTGAGCGTGATTGACGCGGCAGTCGATAGCGTGATCACGACAATTGCCACCGGCTACGTGCCGTCCGGCCTGGTGTACAACCCGGACCTGAACCGGCTGTACGAGGCTGATTTCGCCTCCGGTGCGGTGACCGTGATCGACGGCCTGGCGGATAGGGTACTTACGACCATCCCCGGCGGGACGTCGCCGAAGCGGCTATGCTACAACTCAACGAACCGCAAGGTGTACGTGACGGACCAGGACAATGACATGATGGTCATCGACTGCACGGCCGACACGCTGCTGAGAGATGTCAACTGCTACGCGGGCGACGTCACCTACAACGCATCCGACAACCGCATCTACGCGGCCGACGGACACGGGATAGCAATGATTGATGGGGCGACGGATGCAGTGCTGGCCGAGACAGGCATCGGCTACAACACGGTGGCTCTGTGTCTGGCCGATTCGGGCAGGCGGGCATTTGCAACCGCAGACGGGGACGGCGTCGTCGGCATCCTTGACTGCGCGACCGACTCCCTGATAGCCGCGATCAGCACCGAGGTGCGACTCTCGGCGTTCTGTCTCAATCTGGTCGGGAACAAGGTCTACTGCGCCGACTCCAGCGGCAAGGCGGTCACGGTGATTGACGGCGGGACCGACACTATCAGCGCGGTTATTCCGGTCGGGCCTCGCCCGGTTGCGCTCCTTCACGACCCGGTCGGGAACAAGGTTTATTGCTCTAACTCCGGGGACGACCACACGCCGGCAACCGTCACCGTTATTGACGGAGCGGGTGACAGCGTGCTGCGGACGATAGAGATCGGGTCGGGCTACGTCATAGGAGGGCAGGCGCTCTGCCTGGGTCCTGCCGACAATCGGGTGTACGCCGGCGTCTATTCGGACAATGCCGTAGCCGTCGTGGACCCGGCCGCCGATACGGTCATCGCGAAGATGCAGGCGGGCGGCAACCCGGTAGCGCTCTGTTATGGCCCGGCCCACAACTACGTGTATGCCGGCATCCGCGGTTCAGCGGTTGGCGTCTTCGACTGCGGCCAGAACGTCATGATTGCCAAGCTGACGACCACCGGGACCCCGGTCGCCCTGGTTTACGATTCGGCGGGCGCCAAGGTCTACACCGCGAACGGCAGCTCCGGTGTGGTCAGCGTCATTGCCGGCGAAAGGCCGGCAGTCATTACCGAGATAAAGGCCTGTAGTTGGGCATCCGCCATCTGTCTGAGCACCAAAGAGAACCGGGTCTACTGCGCAGACCAGGAGGCCAGCGAGGTAGCAGTGATTGACGCCTCCGCCAACTCGGTCATAGCACACGTGCCGGTCGGCAACCAGCCGAGCGCCCTCTCCTACGACTCCTCCAACGATTACGTCTACTGCGCGTGCCGGGGCAGCAACGATGTGTACGTGATTGACTCTCATCGGGACACCGTGGTTAAGCATATCGGCGTCGGCGCTGAGCCTTTCGCGCTCGTCTGGAATCCGACTGCGCTGCGGACGTACGTCTTGAACTACGCCGGTGCAAGCGTGTCGGTTCTCCGGGATAGCCTGCATCCGGGAGTGGAGGAAATGGCGAATGCCGAACGCCGAATGTCGAATGGCGGCGCGACGGTCATACGGGGAGTGCTGAAATTGGCGAATGGCGACTGGCGAATGGCGACTGGCGAACTGCTGGACATCAGCGGGCGGAAGGTTCTGCAACTGCATGACGGTGCCAACGACGTCAGCCGCCTCAGTCCGGGGGTCTATTTCGTGCATTCGACAATCGACAATCGGCAATTGAAAATGACCAAGGTCGTAGTTGCGAGGTAGGGAAGAACGATGAGAACAACTGAGAGCAGAGGACGGATTCAAGGACTCCAGGGTTCAAGGGGGCCAGCGCCGGATTCCAATCGGTGTTCATCAGTGTTCATCTGTGGTTTCCCGTTTCGTGTCCTTCGTGTTTTCGTGGCTTCGATGCATGTTCTGGGAGTTGTCTGCGCGGCGGTGGTCGTGTGCATCGGGACCGCTTCGGCGGATTGGGTCACGGCCACGGTGCCCGCAGGACATCAGCCCGGGGCCGTGGCGGTAAACCCGGTCACCAACAAGGTCTACATCGTGAACTCCACATACGATAGCAGCACGGTTACGGTAATCGACGGCGCGACCAATGACACAGCCACGGTGGCCGTCGGCTACTATCCGTTTGCCGCAGCCGTGAACCCGGTTACGAACAAGGTCTACGTCACAAACTCCGCCGACGCCACCGTGACGGTGATTGACGGCGCGACCAACAGCGCTACCTCAGTGGCAGCCGGCTACTACGCCGGGGCCGTGGCGGTGAACCCGGTCACCGACAAGATATACGTCGCCAATGCCGCCGGCAGCGATGTGACGGTAATCGACGGCGCAACCAACGACACGGCCACTGTAGCCGTCGGCTCATATCCCCGTGCCGTGGCGGTGAACCCGGTTACTAACAAGATATACGTCGTGAATCTGGACAGCAACAGCGTTACCGTAATCGACGGTGCGACCAACGCCACGACCACGGTGTCGGTGGACTCGAGCCCAATTGCCGTGGCGGTAAACTCGGTCACCAACAAGATCTATGTCGTGAACTACGACGGCGGCAGTGTCACGGTAATAGATGGTGCGACCAACGCCACCGCCACGGTCCCCGTTGGCTCGCTGCCCAATGCCGTGGCGGTGAACCCGGTCACCAACAGAATCTACGTCGCGAACAGCAACAGCCACAATGTGACGGTCATCAACGGTGCGACGAATGATACGACAACAGTGCCCGTCGGTTCACACCCTGGTGCCGTGTCAGTGAACCCGGTTACCAACAAGGTCTACGTCGCGAACGGCGATGGCAGCGATGTTACAGTGATCGACGGCGCGACCGATGATACGTCCACAGTGCCGGCAGGCTCGAATCCCTGTGCGGTGGCGGTGAACCCGGTTACCAACAAGGTCTACGTCGCGAACAACGGCAGGAATAATGTGACGGTCATTGACGGTGCGACCAATGCCACTGCCGCGATATACGTCGGCTCATACCCGAGGGCAACGGCCGTGAACCCGGTCACCAACAATCTCTACGTCGTGAACTACGATAGCAGCAGGGTCACAGTGGTCAACGGCACGACCAGTGACACCGCCACGATAGCCGTGGGCTTGCATCCGGCGGCCGTGGCGGTGAACCCCGTTACCAACAAGATCTATGTGGCGAACAGTGGCAGCAACAACGTGACGGTGATAGACGGCGCGACGAACGGCACAGCCGTCTTCCCCACTGGCGCGAACCCCGACGCCGTGGCGGTGAACCCGGTCACCAATGAGGTCTACGTCGCGAACAGCAGCAGCGACAATGTTACGGTAATCGATGGTGCGACCAACGCCACAGACACCGTGTCAGTCGGCTTACATCCCGGCGCCGTGGCGGTGAACCCGGTGACTAACAAGGTCTACGTCGTCAACAACAACAGCAGCAACGTGACGGTCATCGACGGCGCGACCAACGACACAGCCACCGTGTCGGTCGGAGCGCATCCCAGTGCCGTGGCAGTGAACTCGGTTACCAACAAGGTCTACGTCGCGAACAACAACAGCAACAACGTGACGGTCATCGACGGCATGACCAACGCCACGGCTACGGTGACCGCTGGCACGATTCCATATGAAGTGGCGGTGAATCCTGCTACCAACAACATCTACGTCGTCAACCGCTACAGCAACAACGTGACGGTGATCCACGGAGCCACCAACGCCAAGACCACAGTGGCCGCGGGCGCAGAGCCGCTTGCCGTGACGGTGAATCCGGTCACCAACAAGATTTATGTCGCGAACTCCGGCAGCAACAACGTAACGGTCATCGACGGCGCGACGAACGCCACAACCAGCATTGCTGCGGGGACGACACCCTCGGGGATCGCAGTGAACCCGGTTACCGACAAGATATATGTCACGAACAGCGGCAGCGATAGCGTGACGGAGGTGACGGAGGTGCCGACCAACGATACCAAGGTGCGTGCCCTCTGGAACCCGCTGCCTGGGGATACGACCTCGCACGGGCGTGTGGTTCTGGATGGCCGAAGCGTGAACCGCTTGTCGCCGGGCCGTGCCGCTATGATGGGTGTGCTGAACTGCATCGGGACAGCGCAACTGCCCTGGAACTGGGCGTATGTGACCGGCGGGGGCGGCACTGATTCGCTTTCCTGGTCGTACAACTGGGGAACCGATTCGCTGATTGCGGGCGAGAACTTCGTCTGCTGTGTGCCGCTCGATGCTCAGGCCGCGACCACGAACAACCTTGGGCTCGGCTCACCATTCACGGGCAACCTTGAGGTGCACCCGGTGTATCGGGTTGGATTTGCCAGCGGGGTCGAGGAGAGCCGCGGGCCACAAGCCGTAAGCTGCAAGCCACAAGCCACGATCGTGCGCGGCGTCCTGTTCCTGCCGCGGGACATGACCGAAATCCGCCCGGGGATTTCGGATCGTGTCCCAAGGCCAGTGCTGCTCGACGCCAGCGGGCGCAAGGCGCTCGGCTTGCACGCCGGCGCGAACGACGTGCGGTCGCTGGCTCCCGGCGTATACTTTGTGCGGAAGGCACAAGTGCAAGCCCAAGCACAAGCTGTCCGGAAGGTGGTGGTCACAAGGTAGAGAGGAACCATGAACGCAATGAAGGGACATCCACTCGGAATGTTGATGGTCTGCGCGGCGGTGGTCGTTTGCGTCGGAACCGCTTCAGCGGATTGGGTCACGACCACAGTGGCCTTAGGAAACTCCCCCAATACCGTGGCGGTGAACCCGGTCACCAACAAGATCTATGTCGCGAGCTACGACTTCACCTACGCTAGAAGCAGTCTCATGGTCATCGACGGCACGACTAACGATACGACCACGGTGCTCGTGGGCTCATATCCTGTTGGCGTGTCAGTGAACCCAGTCACCGACAAGATCTATGTCGCGGACCTCTTCGGTAACGATGTCACGGTGATCGACGGCGCGACTAATGACACAACCGCCGTGGCCACCGACTCATATCCCACTGCTGTCGCAGTGAACCCTGTCACCAACAAGGTTTACGTCGCGAACCAGCGCAGCAATAGTGTCACGGTGATCGACGGCGCGACCAATGCCACAACCACCGTGGCTGCCGACTCATATCCCGGTCATGTGTCAGTGAACCCGGCCACCGACAGAATCTACGTCGCGAACTACGGCAGCAGGAGCGTCACGGTGATCGACGGCGCGACCAACGATACGGCCACCGTGGCGGTGGGCTCACATCCCGCGGCCATGGCGG encodes:
- a CDS encoding nucleotidyltransferase family protein, with amino-acid sequence MSSEVLELLARNRDRIRSFGVRSLALFGSAVRNEATPGSDLDFLVEFDRKTFDNYMDLKFFLEGLLGRPVDLVPRDAVKPRLREPILAEAVHAPGL
- a CDS encoding DUF86 domain-containing protein; translation: MRRDSRVYLDDTLEAAGAAREFVAGMSKDDLGKDRRTRDAVVRNLEIIGEAVKKLPPETKSDHPEVEWKKIAGLRDILVHDYFGIDMDIVWDVVQNKLPVLTEQVQRILDE